In Pieris rapae chromosome 24, ilPieRapa1.1, whole genome shotgun sequence, a single window of DNA contains:
- the LOC123690323 gene encoding uncharacterized protein LOC123690323, with protein MYIQFVLYDKTYFPQIEMNQNNSGNPRGRSHNSGGNRRDMSFQPEEFDPARVQNRERKPTERSTAFKGKKKPKQPQRPQEPEQTVVPSTTSTPYRDEPMYDVGPHSSLLAAQDVYCQNFEFSGFIPLINETYEKMRGIDPRLHERLPLSMFTHAMAVHLNLEILETARLAGQNVLNLRTDAREVLPDYQVLPQSIVDYISHVAPVITQDGKEIRLNLPPTAIPLGPVVVDGIAQPSGSFGPIAANNHNTYECYISPLVTSRRVIASTNNMADYLPLPDALIPGNLVPNSNLLGFEPIDIQNAGATARLQGTTRGTIVRPAGDEAW; from the coding sequence atgTATATTCAATTCGTTTTATAtgacaaaacatattttcctCAAATTGAGatgaatcaaaataatagTGGAAATCCACGTGGCAGAAGCCATAATTCCGGCGGCAACCGCAGAGATATGAGTTTCCAGCCTGAGGAATTTGACCCAGCTCGAGTTCAAAATAGGGAGAGAAAACCAACCGAGCGGTCAACTGCCTTCAAAGGCAAGAAAAAGCCCAAGCAACCTCAACGGCCACAAGAACCTGAGCAAACAGTAGTACCAAGTACTACTTCAACGCCATACAGGGACGAACCAATGTACGACGTTGGTCCTCATTCTTCGCTTTTGGCTGCACAAGACGTCTATTGCCAAAATTTTGAGTTCTCGGGGTTTATTCCCCTAATAAACGAGACGTATGAGAAGATGCGCGGCATAGACCCACGCCTACACGAGCGATTGCCTCTAAGCATGTTTACTCATGCAATGGCGGTGCACCTAAATTTAGAGATTTTAGAGACAGCCAGGTTAGCCGGCCAAAACGTTCTCAATCTCAGAACGGATGCAAGAGAGGTTCTCCCAGACTACCAGGTTCTACCACAATCAATTGTGGACTATATATCACACGTAGCACCCGTCATCACCCAGGATGGCAAAGAAATTAGACTCAACCTACCACCAACAGCTATACCACTTGGTCCGGTAGTTGTAGATGGGATTGCGCAACCAAGCGGCTCTTTTGGGCCAATTGCTGCAAACAACCACAACACTTATGAGTGCTACATATCTCCGCTTGTGACATCACGGAGAGTGATTGCTTCAACTAACAACATGGCCGACTATCTACCACTCCCAGACGCACTAATTCCTGGGAATTTGGTTCCAAACAGCAATCTTCTTGGATTTGAACCAATAGACATTCAGAATGCTGGCGCTACTGCCAGACTACAAGGGACTACAAGGGGTACGATCGTACGACCTGCCGGCGACGAAGCTTGGTAA